One Candidatus Kryptobacter tengchongensis DNA segment encodes these proteins:
- a CDS encoding DNA methylase, with the protein MKTKNIVQLPLENLEAPPHTYEAVILNKEKFIKILTEIVNMDEINSIKNRIVILKAILSNYMKDQEGILNIHANGDTVSLRRNILIAELDKIVNAQTKERANYYLKRLIKGIQEVKTNKINDINLLRWKEYDDIITDSLWIFDKRDTSGAHLGWYWGNFIPQIPRQMMLRYTKKGDWVLDTFLGSGTTLIECRRLGRNGIGIELNPEVAEKAKELIEKEPNNNNVVSEVVVGDSMVIDLKSILDKYKINQVQLLIMHPPYHDIIKFSKNKNDLSNAKNIEEFLGMFGKVVDNATPYLERGRYLVLVIGDKYSKGEWIPLGFYCMQEVLKRNYLLKSIIVKNFEETRGKRNQKELWRYRALVGGFYVFKHEYIMLFKKK; encoded by the coding sequence ATGAAAACTAAAAATATTGTACAATTGCCACTGGAAAATTTAGAAGCGCCTCCGCACACTTATGAGGCAGTCATATTAAATAAGGAAAAGTTTATTAAAATTTTGACTGAAATTGTTAATATGGATGAGATAAATTCTATAAAAAATAGAATCGTTATCTTAAAAGCCATTTTATCTAATTATATGAAAGACCAAGAAGGTATATTAAATATTCACGCTAATGGAGATACCGTTTCATTACGGCGAAACATTCTTATTGCTGAATTAGACAAGATTGTAAATGCTCAGACGAAAGAAAGGGCAAATTATTATTTAAAAAGATTAATAAAAGGAATCCAGGAGGTCAAAACTAATAAAATTAACGATATAAATCTTTTGAGATGGAAAGAGTATGACGATATTATAACAGATAGTCTTTGGATATTTGATAAAAGAGACACATCAGGAGCACATCTTGGTTGGTATTGGGGAAATTTCATTCCTCAAATTCCCCGTCAAATGATGTTGAGATACACTAAGAAAGGCGACTGGGTATTAGATACATTTCTTGGTAGTGGAACAACTTTAATTGAGTGCCGAAGATTAGGAAGAAATGGAATAGGAATAGAGTTAAATCCAGAAGTTGCGGAAAAAGCAAAAGAATTGATTGAAAAGGAGCCAAATAATAATAATGTTGTTAGTGAAGTGGTTGTGGGTGATAGTATGGTGATAGATTTGAAATCAATTTTGGATAAATATAAGATTAACCAGGTCCAACTTCTTATTATGCATCCACCTTATCATGATATTATTAAGTTTTCAAAAAACAAAAATGACCTTTCAAATGCAAAAAATATTGAAGAATTTTTAGGAATGTTTGGAAAGGTGGTAGATAATGCTACTCCATACTTAGAAAGGGGAAGATATTTGGTTTTAGTGATTGGGGATAAATATTCCAAAGGTGAATGGATACCATTGGGTTTCTATTGTATGCAAGAAGTTTTGAAAAGAAATTACTTGTTGAAAAGTATAATCGTTAAAAATTTTGAGGAAACGAGAGGAAAAAGGAATCAAAAGGAACTGTGGAGATATAGAGCATTGGTTGGTGGTTTTTATGTGTTTAAACATGAGTATATAATGCTATTCAAAAAGAAGTAG
- a CDS encoding 23S rRNA (cytosine1962-C5)-methyltransferase, whose protein sequence is MEIRLKKGKEKKIKNFYLWIFKDEIENFEELKNEPVQIIDVKSSNGEFLGKAFFNPKSHIIARILTRDDEKINANFFKKRIKEAIERRKRLKIKSNALRLIHAEADEIPGLIVDKFDNYLALQTRTAGIENFKHEIVTILTDILKVSGIYERSDMESRKEEGLETTSGELYGHVPRYVEIEENRLKFIVDLHHGQKTGFYLDQRDNRKKVSEMIKKGDRVLDLFCYSGAFSIYCASAGATVIGVDSDRSATDLARENAKINKLSDKVTFLTADAFETIESMANSGEKFNFIIIDPPAMTKTKKGAESVKWAFHKLILNALKMLETGGKIMVSSCAYHISLDILQEAIRFASNDAGKRLRVIDITFQPGDHPWILQMPETLYLKTIFLEVLK, encoded by the coding sequence ATGGAAATAAGACTAAAAAAAGGAAAAGAGAAAAAAATCAAAAATTTTTACCTCTGGATTTTTAAAGACGAGATTGAAAATTTTGAAGAGCTTAAAAACGAACCTGTTCAAATAATTGATGTGAAAAGTTCAAATGGTGAATTCCTTGGAAAAGCATTTTTCAACCCGAAATCTCACATCATTGCACGAATTCTCACACGGGATGACGAAAAAATAAATGCGAACTTCTTCAAAAAAAGGATAAAAGAAGCGATTGAACGAAGAAAAAGGTTAAAAATAAAATCAAACGCACTTCGCTTAATCCACGCAGAAGCTGATGAAATTCCCGGGCTTATCGTTGATAAGTTTGATAATTACCTCGCCCTTCAAACAAGAACAGCTGGAATAGAAAATTTCAAACATGAAATAGTCACGATATTGACAGATATTTTGAAAGTCTCTGGAATCTACGAACGAAGCGATATGGAATCAAGAAAAGAAGAGGGGCTTGAGACTACTTCTGGCGAACTCTACGGACATGTTCCAAGATATGTTGAAATTGAAGAGAACAGATTGAAATTCATCGTTGATTTACATCATGGACAGAAAACAGGTTTTTATCTTGATCAGCGGGATAACAGGAAAAAAGTTAGTGAGATGATAAAAAAAGGTGATAGAGTTCTTGACCTATTTTGCTATTCCGGTGCTTTCAGCATTTATTGCGCAAGTGCAGGTGCGACCGTGATCGGCGTTGATTCGGATAGAAGCGCAACTGATCTTGCAAGGGAAAATGCAAAGATAAATAAATTGAGCGATAAAGTAACTTTTTTAACAGCTGATGCCTTTGAAACAATAGAATCAATGGCAAACTCCGGAGAAAAATTTAACTTCATTATCATTGACCCACCAGCGATGACAAAAACTAAAAAGGGTGCGGAAAGCGTCAAATGGGCTTTTCACAAATTAATTTTAAACGCTCTTAAAATGCTTGAAACGGGCGGAAAAATCATGGTTTCATCCTGTGCTTATCACATTTCACTTGATATACTTCAAGAGGCAATACGATTTGCAAGCAACGACGCTGGGAAAAGATTAAGAGTAATTGATATAACATTTCAACCTGGAGATCATCCGTGGATCCTTCAAATGCCAGAAACTTTATACCTGAAAACAATTTTTCTTGAGGTCTTGAAATGA
- a CDS encoding glycerophosphoryl diester phosphodiesterase, whose product MKTMEIFESFFKSSSPLLIAHRGFSAIAPENTISAFKYAIRSKADMIELDVRLTKDGTPVVIHDAKVDRTTNGTGKVKNFYLWLLRDLDAGSWFHPKYKGEKIPTLEEVLKFVNGKIPINIEIKSSTEKDKLTERVLAVVFENEYDKKVLISSFDPRILKKIKKLTDELPTAFLYHYPVYFNPAKTLEKLGAIALIHNFKFTTPKLVKKIHDAGFKIIVYTVNKPDDIRKMIDIGVDGIITDNVRLARRILNEI is encoded by the coding sequence ATGAAAACGATGGAAATTTTTGAAAGTTTTTTCAAATCAAGCTCCCCTCTTTTAATTGCTCATCGTGGATTTTCCGCGATTGCCCCGGAAAATACCATCTCCGCTTTCAAATATGCAATTCGTTCAAAAGCAGATATGATTGAACTTGATGTTCGCCTCACAAAAGACGGAACACCTGTTGTAATCCACGACGCAAAAGTTGATAGAACGACAAATGGAACTGGAAAAGTGAAAAATTTTTATCTATGGCTCTTAAGAGATCTTGATGCAGGAAGCTGGTTTCACCCAAAATATAAAGGCGAAAAAATACCTACGCTTGAAGAAGTTTTAAAATTTGTAAATGGGAAGATACCAATTAACATTGAAATAAAAAGTTCAACCGAAAAAGATAAACTCACCGAAAGAGTTCTTGCCGTTGTTTTTGAGAACGAATATGATAAAAAAGTTTTAATTAGCTCGTTTGACCCACGAATTTTGAAAAAAATAAAAAAATTAACAGATGAATTACCAACCGCTTTCTTATATCATTACCCAGTTTATTTTAACCCAGCTAAAACACTTGAAAAGCTTGGTGCCATTGCATTGATACATAATTTTAAATTCACAACTCCAAAACTCGTAAAAAAAATACACGACGCTGGATTCAAAATTATTGTTTACACCGTAAACAAACCCGATGACATAAGAAAAATGATAGATATCGGAGTTGATGGGATAATAACCGACAATGTTCGGCTTGCAAGGCGTATTCTGAACGAAATTTAA